In Acropora palmata chromosome 7, jaAcrPala1.3, whole genome shotgun sequence, one genomic interval encodes:
- the LOC141886966 gene encoding uncharacterized protein LOC141886966: MRTDVEEISMEKPKRNSQSYTSPNVSLKTCGVLDEKTPSRRLSIQGMFQPATGSPYNRELYSSRLKTSEIENERDRKTRVLTAAYLKSGSCSFSSAPRIYYFREGDSSILFPFPVLEEYTNNHDLNGHSDKIKSESRTFGAASTYAEESSPKTKETDVLMLTKKPADKGCLEEGDELETNGEEENQQLALFEKDNEERNTSRKTARYRERRKRNNASAKKSRDARRARELETQVKVVFLEKENMRLLTELMAVQHENLCLRSIIGVKLYRN; the protein is encoded by the coding sequence ATGAGAACCGACGTCGAAGAGATAAGTATGGAAAAGCCGAAACGAAACAGCCAATCCTACACATCACCTaacgtttctttaaaaacttgTGGCGTGTTGGATGAAAAGACACCATCGCGGAGACTGAGCATTCAGGGAATGTTTCAGCCCGCCACAGGGAGTCCTTACAACAGAGAATTGTACTCTTCTCGGCTGAAGACCTCAGAAATTGAAAACGAAAGAGACAGGAAAACTCGTGTACTCACAGCAGCCTATCTTAAAAGTGGGAGTTGCAGCTTCTCATCTGCTCCTAGGATTTACTATTTTCGAGAAGGAGATTCAAGTATTCTGTTTCCATTCCCTGTTTTGGAAGAATATACAAACAACCACGACCTCAATGGGCACTCAGACAAGATTAAATCGGAGTCCAGAACATTTGGTGCCGCCAGTACCTATGCAgaggagagttcaccaaaaacGAAAGAAACTGATGTTCTGATGTTAACAAAGAAACCTGCCGACAAAGGATGCCTTGAGGAAGGAGACGAATTGGAAACCAATggagaagaagaaaatcaacaaTTAGCCTTGTTTGAGAAAGACAACGAAGAAAGGAACACATCACGAAAAACCGCCCGTTATAGGGAACGAAGGAAGAGAAACAACGCCTCTGCGAAAAAATCCCGAGATGCAAGGCGGGCCCGCGAGCTTGAAACACAAGTTAAAGTGGTCTTTCtcgaaaaggaaaatatgaGATTGCTGACGGAGCTAATGGCTGTTCAACACGAAAACCTGTGTTTGAGGAGTATTATAGGGGTAAAGTTGTACAGGAATTAA
- the LOC141886428 gene encoding uncharacterized protein LOC141886428, translated as MAAPVDRHSGPPILNPHSTAEISPNSSLADDLAGVISSTSLHAGTNTPFTTHPPAECGDSLFIDAGPVSESMQQPKAAQVSTDLIFETWATELSHDPDMDFILNGIQHGFQLLAVDSIVVHAFTPNNKSALRPGAQEQIEAQLVNGLQLDHFAVADQSHMPLVINALGAVPKKNSDEVRMIMDCSRPPTMNANSYIDLDHYKYVTVDDAANLCQPGCWLAKVDLKHAYRSVGTHPASWRVTGMSWCFSGSKAPTYLYDKRLPFGARASPMIFHRLTQAVCRIMANKGYTVLAYLDDFLIIEPTHLRCRAAFDTLINLLQSLGFTINWTKVLYPTQCLTFLGIEIDTVKCELRLPDDRVTELLSLCKTTILKRKCSKLHLQRLLGKLNWAARVVRGCRSFLRRLITLANSVKRPHHRIYLNLSARADLLWWTSLLPAHNCKTLFPSAIPQLPTPVLTDASTSGGGCVWDTDWMYVNWALDHPALYPLHINYKETFAIVLAVWRWAPFWSGYRVVVKSDSQVAAALLNKGSSRCPVIMAWIRSLFWLKEYFSFSLFVEHIPGSINTLADSISRLDDVRHWPAFQAWLSKSSTSRDLKPHMSSLSLALLRSKG; from the coding sequence ATGGCAGCACCAGTCGACCGCCATTCCGGACCCCCAATTCTAAACCCGCACTCGACCGCAGAGATTTCTCCAAATTCTTCCTTGGCTGATGATCTAGCAGGAGTCATCTCCTCCACATCTTTACATGCAGGGACTAATACCCCCTTTACAACACATCCTCCCGCAGAGTGTGGGGACAGTTTGTTTATTGACGCAGGGCCCGTTTCAGAGTCTATGCAGCAGCCCAAAGCAGCCCAGGTCTCCACAGACTTAATATTTGAGACCTGGGCAACCGAACTTTCACATGATCCGGACATGGATTTTATCCTAAATGGTATTCAACACGGTTTTCAGCTCCTCGCCGTTGACTCCATTGTTGTACATGCCTTCACGCCAAACAATAAATCTGCCCTACGACCCGGAGCTCAGGAACAAATTGAAGCGCAACTGGTTAACGGTCTACAACTGGACCATTTTGCAGTAGCAGACCAGTCTCACATGCCCCTAGTAATTAACGCCCTCGGCGCTGTACCGAAAAAGAACTCGGATGAAGTACGCATGATTATGGACTGCAGCCGTCCACCCACAATGAACGCCAATTCATACATAGATTTGGATCACTACAAATATGTCACGGTGGACGACGCAGCAAACCTCTGTCAGCCCGGTTGTTGGCTGGCAAAGGTTGATTTGAAACACGCATACAGAAGTGTTGGCACACATCCTGCCAGCTGGCGAGTTACGGGAATGTCCTGGTGTTTCAGTGGTTCTAAAGCCCCAACCTACCTTTATGATAAGCGCCTCCCTTTTGGTGCCAGGGCATCCCCAATGATCTTCCATCGTCTCACACAAGCGGTCTGTCGTATAATGGCCAACAAAGGGTATACTGTGCTGGCCTATCTAGATGATTTCCTTATCATTGAACCAACTCATCTTCGCTGCAGGGCTGCCTTCGATACGCTAATCAACTTACTGCAGTCTCTTGGCTTTACCATCAACTGGACCAAAGTTCTTTATCCTACCCAATGTCTGACCTTTCTCGGGATTGAAATCGACACTGTTAAATGCGAGCTCCGCCTTCCAGATGACCGTGTGACTGAGTTGCTGTCTCTTTGCAAGACGACAATCTTAAAACGTAAATGTTCTAAACTGCACCTTCAACGCCTCCTTGGGAAGCTCAATTGGGCCGCACGTGTTGTCCGAGGGTGCCGCTCCTTTCTTAGGCGTCTTATCACCTTGGCAAACTCTGTTAAACGCCCACACCATCGCATCTATTTAAACCTAAGTGCTAGAGCTGATCTCCTCTGGTGGACCTCTCTCCTACCTGCGCACAACTGTAAAACCCTGTTCCCCTCAGCAATCCCACAACTCCCTACACCTGTGCTTACTGACGCCTCGACATCTGGTGGGGGTTGCGTGTGGGACACAGACTGGATGTATGTTAACTGGGCTTTGGACCACCCTGCCCTCTACCCTCTCCACATTAATTATAAGGAGACATTTGCAATTGTTTTAGCTGTGTGGCGTTGGGCACCTTTCTGGTCAGGTTACCGCGTAGTTGTTAAGTCAGACAGTCAGGTGGCCGCTGCTCTTCTAAACAAAGGTTCATCCCGCTGCCCAGTGATCATGGCCTGGATTCGTTCCCTGTTTTGGCTTAAGGaatatttcagtttcagtttgtTTGTCGAGCACATTCCAGGATCAATTAATACCTTAGCGGATAGTATCTCGCGCCTTGATGATGTGCGTCACTGGCCAGCGTTCCAAGCATGGCTCTCCAAGTCCTCTACATCACGGGACCTCAAACCTCACATGTCGTCATTATCTCTTGCACTCCTTAGATCCAAAGGATGA
- the LOC141886964 gene encoding uncharacterized protein LOC141886964: MAEGGGFPWSSRRRKSRRRERERDSIENSNEEIESDLLRVVLSDSEDFVPDDVKSTASVACSCDSDFQDEKASLNVSCEDKSSLDFVDLDPEVRRRAQIQRLGRFPNKVTPPKRSKSRKSPSEEICGSDRSESGLGYYGRCLQEAKRARNKAEKDAKNRRFQDESKTPRRRRPLSMVSSRTGNNDAEFFETRRRRFSFSWGFRRVSTDTHLEDAVEDLDISENGENLPRSSSTALRARQDNQSQSSGMNFEEFHRQKREKARLKAAQHRLEYFLIKDIVSITNCPWYWGKINRFQAEKILEGYPEGTFLLRDSAQYHYLFSVSFRRYHRTYHARIEQWKHKYSFDKASDCSFYSTSVCQLLRHYARAERCMYYEPLLITPLQRKVPASLQEHCRAEICSRTTFQGVDHLPLPNSLKLFLREFHYKVPVKKTEEKSTQTPIPKKRFSSFFHRD, translated from the exons ATGGCTGAAGGTGGTGGGTTTCCATGGTCTTCACGCCGTCGAAAATCTCGTCGCCGAGAAAGAGAGAGGGACAGTATAGAGAACTCGAACGAAGAGATTGAAAGCGATCTTTTAAGAGTTGTCCTCAGTGATTCAGAAGACTTCGTTCCTGACGATGTAAAAAGTACAGCTTCTGTTGCTTGTAGTTGTGATTCAGACTTCCAAGATGAAAAGGCAAGTCTCAATGTTTCTTGCGAGGACAAAAGTTCTCTTGATTTTGTCGATTTGGACCCAGAAGTTCGCCGCCGAGCGCAAATTCAGAGACTCGGTCGCTTCCCAAACAAAGTTACCCCACCGAAGCGCAGCAAATCGAGGAAGAGTCCTTCCGAAGAGATCTGTGGATCCGATCGAAGTGAGAGTGGTTTGGGCTATTATGGTCGGTGTCTTCAAGAAGCCAAACGCGCACGAAATAAGGCGGAAAAAGATGCGAAAAATCGACGATTTCAGGACGAATCCAAGACACCCCGAAGGCGAAGACCCCTTAGTATGGTGAGTTCCAGAACAGGAAACAACGACGCAGAGTTTTTCGAGACAAGGAGAAGGCGATTTTCGTTTTCGTGGGGCTTTCGGAGAGTATCCACGGATACACATTTGGAAGACGCCGTGGAAGATCTCGATATTTCAGAAAATGGCGAAAACTTGCCGCGTTCGTCATCAACAGCGCTAAGAGCGCGTCAAGACAACCAATCGCAAAGTTCTGGTATGAATTTTGAGGAATTTCATCGACAGAAGAGGGAAAAAGCTCGTTTGAAAGCAGCACAACATCGATTGGAGTACTTTTTAATCAAGGACATCGTTTCCATAACGAACTGTCCATGGTATTGGGGAAAAATTAATAGGTTTCAAGCTGAGAAG ATTCTAGAGGGCTACCCTGAGGGAACCTTTCTTTTGCGTGACAGTGCACAATACCACTATCTTTTCTCAGTGAGTTTTCGCCGATATCATCGTACTTATCATGCAAGGATCGAGCAGTGGAAACACAAGTACAGCTTTGACAAAGCCAGTGATTGTTCCTTTTATTCTACAAGTGTCTGTCAGCTATTGAGGCATTACGCTCGTGCCGAGCGATGCATGTATTATGAACCTCTTTTGATAACGCCATTGCAGAGGAAAGTGCCTGCATCTTTGCAAGAACATTGCCGTGCTGAAATCTGCAGCCGAACGACATTCCAAGGTGTTGACCATCTTCCTCTTCCAAACTCTTTGAAGCTTTTCTTGAGGGAATTTCACTACAAAGTTCCTGTGAAGAAAACAGAGGAAAAGAGTACGCAAACACCAATaccaaaaaaaagatttagcTCTTTCTTTCATAGAGACTAG
- the LOC141886965 gene encoding angio-associated migratory cell protein-like, which yields MDPEDNSEITEQDNEILEDDAVEVLQLDDEEAMFEDDLAIQVEDIDVDEDDDADEKDDAELRFEKHSASVFSVAIDPVSSSLAVTGGEDDKAFIWRVQNGETLLECQGHKDSIICTAFSHDSKFVATGDMSGLIIVWDIAAKKQVWNFETTDLEWLQWHSQANVLLAGTVDGSVWMWKIPSGDCKTFQSHGSRSTCGVMMKDGKRAAVGYEDGSLKLWDLRQGLHSFHLSDGTAHTRSITCVDTHRDNMLVATGSEDSSVKIVHTNSGKVLTTLSAGFQSSDADSLPSIEAVGFSPLQPILATASLSGVLGLWDLSSYRLRQRCKHAGGIVQLQWDPDAPLVYTGCLDGVVRAWDCRSGNCEQEWYGHKGEILDFAVAGDASFLLTGSADSTARVFTLQTPER from the exons ATGGATCCAGAGGATAACTCAGAGATTACTGAACAGGATAATGAAATTTTGGAAGATGATGCTGTCGAGGTGCTGCAGCTAGATGACGAGGAAGCCATGTTTGAAG ATGATCTTGCCATTCAAGTGGAAGACATTGATGTTGATGAGGAtgatgatgctgatgaaaAGGATGATGCTGAGTTgcgttttgaaaaacattcaG cttcagttttctctgttgCCATTGACCCAGTCAGTAGTTCGTTGGCTGTAACTGGAGGTGAAGATGACAAAGCCTTCATTTGGAGAGTACAGAATGGAGAGACACTCCTGGAATGTCAAG GACACAAGGACTCTATAATATGTACAGCATTCAGTCATGACTCTAAGTTTGTTGCCACCGGTGACATGAGTGGATTGATAATTGTTTGGGACATTGCTGCCAAAAAGCAAGTGTGGAACTTTGAAACAACAGACCTTGAG TGGCTTCAGTGGCATTCACAAGCAAATGTTCTTTTAGCTGGCACAGTGGATGGTAGTGTGTGGATGTGGAAAATTCCTAGTGGAGATTGCAAGACATTCCAAAGTCACGGCTCCCGATCAACGTGTGGAGTGATGATGAAAGATG GTAAGCGAGCTGCTGTTGGATATGAGGATGGTTCCCTTAAACTCTGGGATCTAAGGCAAGGATTACATTCATTTCATCTCTCAG ATGGTACTGCTCACACAAGATCTATCACTTGTGTGGATACTCATAGAGACAATATGCTTGTAGCAACAGGATCAGAAGACTCATCAGTTAAAATTGTCCACACCAACAGTGGCAAG GTCCTAACCACATTATCAGCAGGATTTCAAAGCAGTGATGCTGATTCACTGCCTTCGATTGAAGCAGTTGGATTCTCTCCTCT GCAGCCCATACTAGCAACTGCATCCTTAAGTGGTGTACTTGGATTGTGGGATCTGTCATCCTACAGACTTCGACAACGATGTAAACATGCT GGTGGAATAGTTCAGCTTCAGTGGGATCCAGATGCCCCTCTGGTATACACTGGCTGTTTGGATGGTGTAGTTAGGGCATGGGACTGCCGATCGGGAAACTGTGAGCAAGAGTGGTATGGACACAAGGGAGAGATTCTGGACTTTGCTGTAGCTGG gGATGCAAGCTTTTTACTGACAGGATCAGCTGATAGCACAGCTAGAGTTTTTACTTTGCAAACTCCAGAGAGGTGA
- the LOC141886967 gene encoding tubulin polyglutamylase complex subunit 1-like has protein sequence MAEKKASKTTLLEELKADKTETPLDFLFRTGVTNEIRDAMTLIIENRPEDPISFLAEYFDNHASTTTAIMRAHQKLLLVHHSQPSFQNNLVLAYNILRQRKNNNGLKGLTGKTYNDLVAMLCRDLNVTEADPLQKKIMCLSHEVVRFPVFRLGVLSTFVYQDFLKQAESLHSELDLTERGKADRHLCEVILNELKQAVSKTTGDPISVIHAGSMLSSQRLNNVMAEALMKNGASNETMTVDEFVVSAAEILLEQIPDFR, from the exons ATGGCGGAGAAAAAGGCTTCGAAAACTACATTGTTAGAAGAACTGAAAGCAGATAAAACAGAAACCCCTCTAGATTTCTTGT TTAGAACTGGTGTCACAAATGAAATAAGAGATGCTATGACCCTTATCATTGAAAACAGACCTGAAGATCCTATTTCTTTCCTGGCAGAATA TTTTGACAACCACGCAAGCACTACTACAGCCATAATGCGAGCACATCAGAAGCTGTTGTTAGTACATCATTCTCAGccatcttttcaaaacaacctTGTCCTTGCTTACAACATCCTCCGTCAAAGAAAAA ATAACAATGGTCTTAAAGGGCTGACTGGAAAGACTTACAATGATCTGGTGGCAATGCTGTGCAG AGACCTGAATGTCACAGAGGCTGATCCTCTGCAAAAAAAGATCATGTGTTTGAGCCATGAGGTTGTACGTTTTCCTGTATTCAGGCTGGGAGTACTATCCACATTTGTCTATCAAG ACTTTCTCAAACAAGCTGAGTCACTTCACAGTGAACTGGACTTGACTGAAAGAG GCAAAGCTGACAGACATCTTTGTGAAGTAATATTGAATGAGTTAAAGCAGGCAGTAAGCAAGACCACAGGTGACCCAATCAG TGTCATCCATGCAGGATCCATGCTAAGTTCTCAAAGACTAAATAATGTCATGGCTGAA GCATTGATGAAGAATGGAGCCAGCAATGAGACAATGACTGTTGATGAGTTTGTTGTCTCGGCAGCAGAAATCTTGTTAGAACAG ATACCTGATTTCAGATAA